In one Cyprinus carpio isolate SPL01 chromosome B2, ASM1834038v1, whole genome shotgun sequence genomic region, the following are encoded:
- the wdr48b gene encoding WD repeat-containing protein 48, with amino-acid sequence MATHHRQNAAGRRKVQVSYVIRDEVEKYNRNGVNALQLDPALNRLFTAGRDSIIRIWSVNQHKQDPYIASMEHHTDWVNDIILCCNGKTLISASSDTTVKVWNAHKGFCMSTLRTHKDYVKALAYAKDKELVASAGLDRQIFLWDVNTLTALTASNNTVTTSSLSGNKDSIYSLAMNQTGTVIISGSTEKVLRVWDPRTCAKLMKLKGHTDNVKSLLLNRDGTQCLSGSSDGTIRLWSLGQQRCIATYRVHDEGVWALQVNEAFTHIYTGGRDRKIYCTDLRNPDLRVLICEEKAPILTMELDKSADPPQAVWVSTTKSVVNKWSLKGMHNFRASGDYDNDCSAPLTPLCTQPEQVIKGGASIVQSHILNDKRHILTKDSNNSVAFWDVLKACKGEDLGKVDFDEEIKKRFKMVYVPNWFSVDLKTGMLTITLDESDCFAAWVAAKDAGFTSPDGSDPKLNLGGLLLQALLEFWPRTHINPMEEEESELNHVNGEQESRIQKGNGYFQVPPHTPVIFGEAGGRTLFRLLCRDSGGETESMLLNETVPQWVIDITVDKNMPKFNKIPFYIQAHSSSGAKTLKKDRLSASDMLQVRKVMEHVYE; translated from the exons ATGGCGACCCATCACAGGCAGAACGCTGCTGGACGGAGGAAAGTCCAG GTTTCCTACGTGATCAGAGATGAGGTGGAGAAGTATAATCGTAACGGTGTGAACGCTCTTCAGCTGGATCCTGCTCTCAACAGACTCTTCACCGCCGGCCGAGATTCCATCATCAGGATATGGAGTGTCAATCAACACAAA CAGGATCCTTACATCGCTTCAATGGAGCATCACACGGACTGGGTGAATGACATCATCCTCTGCTGTAATGGAAAAACAT TGATATCGGCCTCCTCGGACACCACCGTCAAAGTCTGGAATGCACACAAAGGGTTCTGCATGTCTACGTTAAGGACACATAAG GACTATGTCAAAGCTTTAGCATATGCAAAGGACAAGGAGCTGGTGGCATCAGCTGGGCTGGACAGGCAGATCTTCCTGTGGGATGTGAACACACTGACAGCTCTGACCGCCTCCAATAATACAGTCACCA CTTCCTCACTGAGTGGAAACAAGGACTCTATCTACAGTCTGGCCATGAATCAGACAGGAACTGTGATCATCTCCGGATCTACTGAGAAG GTCTTGAGGGTCTGGGATCCTCGAACATGTGCTAAACTAATGAAGCTGAAAGGCCACACTGACAACGTCAAATCATTATTGTTGAACAGAGACGGCACTCAG TGTCTCTCCGGCAGCTCGGATGGTACGATACGCTTGTGGTCTCTCGGTCAGCAGAGATGCATTGCCACATACCGGGTCCATGATGAGGGTGTGTGGGCACTGCAGGTGAACGAGGCCTTTACGCACATCTACACTGGCGGACGTGACCGAAAAATCTACTGCACGGATCTGCGTAACCCTGACTTACGTGTGCTCATATGTGAAGAGAAAGCTCCCATCCTGACG ATGGAGTTGGATAAATCAGCTGATCCTCCTCAAGCAGTTTGGGTCTCCACAACTAAATCAGTTGTTAACAAATGG TCTCTAAAGGGCATGCATAACTTCAGAGCTTCTGGAGACTACGACAACGACTGCAGCGCCCCTTTAACTCCGCTGTGTACACAGCCAGAGCAGGTCATCAAAG GAGGCGCCAGCATTGTTCAAAGTCATATTCTCAATGACAAGAGGCACATACTCACTAAAGACTCCAATAACAGTGTGGCATTCTGGGATGTCCTCAAG GCATGTAAGGGGGAAGACCTGGGTAAAGTGGACTTTgatgaagaaattaaaaagagGTTCAAGATGGTCTATGTGCCGAACTGGTTTTCTGTAGATCTCAAAACAGGG ATGCTGACCATCACGCTGGATGAAAGTGATTGTTTTGCGGCGTGGGTGGCAGCTAAAGATGCTGGATTTACAAGCCCAGACGGATCAGATCCAAAGT TGAATCTGGGTGGGCTGCTCCTGCAGGCGCTGTTAGAGTTTTGGCCCAGAACTCATATCAACCCAATGGAAGAGGAGGAAAGCGAACTTAACCAtg TGAACGGTGAACAGGAGAGTCGAATTCAGAAGGGCAACGGCTACTTCCAGGTTCCTCCACACACTCCTGTCATCTTTGGTGAAGCAGGAGGAAGAACATTGTTTAG GTTATTGTGTCGTGATTCTGGAGGAGAGACGGAGTCCATGTTACTGAATGAAACTGTACCTCAGTGGGTTATCGATATCACTGTAGAT AAAAACATGCCAAAATTCAACAAGATCCCATTCTACATCCAAGCTCATTCATCGTCCGGGGCCAAAACACTCAAAAA GGACCGTCTGtctgctagcgacatgctacaGGTGCGCAAAGTGATGGAGCACGTCTACGAGTAG